The following is a genomic window from Galactobacillus timonensis.
CGCTGAAGTACGCATCGTGCCCGTTCTGAACGGCAAGGCACTGAAGATTCAGTACTGCTATGAGCAGGAAGAAGAGCCGCAGAATCTGAATGCGGACAATGTATTAGCAATTGATGTCGGTCTTGATAATCTTGCGTCGTGTGTAACAACCACGGGGACGTCCTTCATCGTTGACGGACGTAAGCTCAAATCAATGAACCAGTGGTATAACAGGCAGATTGCACACTACGCATCGATCAAAGACCATCAGAACATCAAAGGCTTTACAGCCCGTATGAGCCGCATCACAGACAAGCGGAACCGGCAGGTGACAGACTACATGCACAAGGCTGCACGCCATATCGTTGATTACTGCATTGCCAATGATATCGGCACGCTCATTGTCGGACACAACGTTGACCAGAAACAGTCGGTCAACATGGGTA
Proteins encoded in this region:
- a CDS encoding RNA-guided endonuclease TnpB family protein; translation: GLYQIRQYFFATNKYLRYEENYHLCKDNENYKLLQAGISQQILRTCDHAFRSFFALLSKKKSGGYDRKVRIPHYRTKGGKYLLVLSTNAINIKSGNLIVPMSRTFSKQHPDLDSIRIPVPERISGRHIAEVRIVPVLNGKALKIQYCYEQEEEPQNLNADNVLAIDVGLDNLASCVTTTGTSFIVDGRKLKSMNQWYNRQIAHYASIKDHQNIKGFTARMSRITDKRNRQVTDYMHKAARHIVDYCIANDIGTLIVGHNVDQKQSVNMG